A single window of Aspergillus oryzae RIB40 DNA, chromosome 8 DNA harbors:
- a CDS encoding tyrosinase family protein (predicted protein), with protein MSSNVDKRETVSQFIPEYFTGSCSKEKMTIRKEWRHLTAKQQTSFLDAVQCLMDKPAKSGLTATTSRFSDLQALHRGMTNTAHADIIHHVGQFLPWHRYYMHIYETLLREECSYTGPIPWWDEQKDADSGNMWQSSMWGPDAFGGNGTGSDLCVIDGRFSNYTLHIGPGDEDTDYCLRRAWDNENAIANANSTALNNCNAYNTFSPWWDCISNIPHKGIHTYIGGVMADIKSSPGDPIFFMHHMYIDRVWWKWQKEDPINRLYDISGPTLNHTANVEPAGGWQNATLHYELSSFNIKPNVTIGEVMNTQGGYLCYGYD; from the exons ATGTCGTCCAACGTCGACAAACGCGAAACCGTCAGCCAGTTCATCCCCGAGTACTTCACCGGCAGCTGCagcaaagagaagatgacAATCCGTAAGGAGTGGCGTCATCTGACTGCGAAACAGCAGACCAGCTTTCTCGATGCTGTTCAATGCCTAATGGACAAGCCTGCGAAATCCGGACTGACGGCTACTACTAGCCGCTTCAGTGATCTTCAAGCCCTTCACCGTGGAATGACCAATACCGCGCACGCGGACATCATTCACCACGTT GGCCAATTCCTCCCGTGGCACCGCTACTACATGCACATCTACGAGACTCTACTTCGAGAAGAGTGCAGCTATACTGGCCCCATACC ATGGTGGGACGAGCAGAAGGACGCCGACAGCGGTAATATGTGGCAGTCATCTATGTGGGGTCCAGATGCATTCGGCGGAAATGGTACTGGATCGGACCTCTGTGTGATTGACGGTCGTTTCTCCAACTACACCTTGCACATTGGTCCCGGTGACGAAGACACCGACTATTGTCTGCGCCGTGCGTGGGACAACGAAAACGCAATTGCCAATGCGAACAGCACCGCCCTTAATAATTGTAATGCGTACAACACTTTCTCGCCCTGGTGGGATtgcatttccaacattcCCCATAAGGGCATTCACACCTACATTGGCGGTGTG ATGGCCGATATCAAATCCTCACCCGGTGACccgattttcttcatgcaTCATATGTACATCGACCGTGTTTGGTGGAAGTGGCAGAAGGAGGATCCTATCAACCGTCTCTACGATATAAGCGGACCGACCTTGAACCATACTGCCAATGTTGAACCTGCTGGTGGCTGGCAGAATGCAACCCTTCACTATGAGTTGTCGTCCTTCAACATCAAGCCCAACGTTACTATTGGAGAGGTTATGAACACTCAGGGTGGATACCTTTGTTATGGGTATGATTAA
- a CDS encoding uncharacterized protein (predicted protein), which produces MRLINVQTFALEEFFNEQVPPYAILSHTWGNDEDEVSFRDITERNTGDASWPVKFKGCCERAEKDGFTHAWIDTCCIDKTNSVELGEAINSMFRWYSNASVCYVYFSDVTTDDRKQLPSQISSSRWFQRGWTLQELLAPSRLLFFNSQWVDIGSKAQWAGLIETITGILRAFLLGRRPLSEASIAQRMSWASKRTTKRKEDIAYCLLGIFNIMMPMIYGEGDHAFTRLQREIIRETRDDSIFAWGLKSAGPVSTEPQEMISAGIFAPSPASFIGSGHILSLERESKCRTAFGFDRGYIRGNFPLYTRQDGQLFAKLSCGPETKCVEGQITRRALRTIAPRY; this is translated from the exons ATGCGTCTTATAAATGTACAAACCTTTGCGCTGGAGGAGTTCTTCAACGAGCAAGTCCCTCCTTACGCCATACTTTCACATACGTGGGgaaatgatgaagatgaagtgtCATTTCGCGATATTACCGAGAGAAATACCGGGGATGCCAGCTGGCCAGTTAAATTCAAGGGCTGTTGCGAACGTgcagaaaaggatggctTTACACATGCATGGATCGACACCTGTTGTATTGACAAGACCAACTCAGTCGAACTCGGTGAAGCCATCAATTCTATGTTCCGATGGTATAGCAATGCCTCTGTTTGCTATGTCTATTTCTCCGATGTTACTACCGACGATCGCAAACAGTTACCCTCTCAAATATCCTCCAGCCGGTGGTTTCAACGGGGTTGGACATTGCAAGAGCTTCTAGCACCGAGtcgtcttcttttctttaattCACAGTGGGTGGATATTGGCAGTAAAGCCCAATGGGCAGGCCTGATCGAAACGATCACAGGCATCTTGCGCGCATTCCTCCTCGGGAGAAGACCGTTGTCAGAGGCAAGTATTGCACAACGTATGTCTTGGGCTTCAAAACGAACAACAAAGCGGAAGGAGGACATCGCTTATTGTCTTCTTGGGATTTTCAATATCATGATGCCAATGATATACGGAGAGGGTGACCACGCATTCACACGTCTACAAAGAGAGATTATAAGAGAAACCCGGGATGACTCTATCTTTGCATGGGGCTTGAAATCTGCAGGGCCTGTCTCAACTGAGCCCCAGGAAATGATATCTGCCGGAATATTTGCGCCCTCGCCAGCCAGCTTCATTGGCAGCGGTCATATTCTCTCACTGGAGCGTGAGAGCAAATGCCGGACTGCATTCGGCTTTGACCGTGGATATATCCGAGGAAACTTCCCTCTTTATACACGCCAAGATGGTCAGCTCTTTGCAAAGCTAAGTTGCGGTCCTGAGACGAAATGTGTTGAGGGACAGATA ACCCGAAGGGCGTTACGCACAATTGCTCCCAGATATTGA
- a CDS encoding uncharacterized protein (predicted protein): MVLGRLVCYRDVNASNICQALLNYEVSGAVSIGNIWLGANVLTSMNTQPSCLLGIGMIMNQDWEADCKDYAAPGAAFPWSNVVCGTRVFMGFACSISRMSWHVPDELKKEVTIEMVRTIGLIEALVTGVQGGTLEEALAFGERQSHVSESEFDKEMII, translated from the exons ATGGTCCTCGGACGCTTGGTGTGCTACCGGGATGTAAATGCCTCGAATATTTGTCAGGCGCTATTGAATTATGAAGTGAGTGGAGCAGTTAGCATTGGCAACATATGGCTTGGAGCAAATGTACTGACATCAATGAACACCCAGCCTTCCTGCCTCTTGGGCATCGGCATGATCATGAACCAGGACTGGGAGGCAGAT TGCAAAGATTATGCTGCACCCGGCGCTGCTTTCCCTTGGAGTAAT GTGGTATGTGGAACGCGGGTGTTTATGGGTTTTGCGTGCAGCATCTCCCGTATGAGTTGGCACGTTCCAGATGAActcaagaaggaagtgacCATAGAAATGGTCCGCACGATCGGCTTGATAGAAGCTCTTGTTACTGGAGTTCAAGGCGGAACGCTTGAAGAAGCACTCGCCTTCGGGGAACGCCAGAGCCATGTTTCCGAGTCGGAATTTGATAAAGAGATGATAATCTGA
- a CDS encoding uncharacterized protein (predicted protein) — protein MFHHTGNAKNPKTFWKPVTLKKTVGLQDWSNLTVGFNINGLVNLLSLPRQLRAQNAFTSKNIIILESDMVASPRVERSYNDGTDFDWAKVAGANFGLSIQWKPAPQKQDWLENFLKNSLTIAVGFIPGVGPIAAIAFPLIWTAIADPDSFVDTWRNLCPGVDLQLKLLEAIKDSAKETREYLPDGWEKTALGPKFLSGPHATGMRVAALVSDTGSKQDDLGSEALIINELKALVGESADGLGQALDPGRPEDQIVILEADTEAVGDGDVKDDDHRLEDQVDAEVVPDKVTLDEVGPDMSFKLAEQALKDTARSEDESEWKKLVDNAVETAKDIASKLPTIPGIGHKDESSSNDSQNDPAEDPTASDGPVNDFNWMDDYFKALFSGTLPLEGQA, from the coding sequence ATGTTCCATCACACTGGCAATGCGAAAAACCCGAAGACATTCTGGAAGCCTGtcacattgaagaagacggtcGGCCTGCAGGATTGGAGCAACCTGACCGTGGGGTTCAATATCAACGGTCTGGTAAATCTTCTCTCACTGCCTCGCCAGCTACGTGCCCAAAATGCCTTCACCTCCaagaatattattattctggAAAGCGATATGGTGGCAAGCCCTAGGGTGGAGCGAAGCTACAATGACGGCACAGACTTTGACTGGGCCAAGGTTGCTGGAGCCAACTTTGGCCTGAGTATCCAATGGAAGCCTGCCCCACAAAAGCAGGACTGGCTAGAGAACTTCTTAAAGAACTCCTTGACTATCGCTGTTGGCTTTATTCCTGGTGTTGGGCCCATTGCGGCTATTGCGTTCCCGTTGATCTGGACGGCTATTGCTGATCCGGACTCTTTCGTCGATACCTGGAGGAACCTCTGTCCCGGAGTGGATCTGCAGCTGAAGCTCCTGGAGGCTATCAAAGATAGTGCTAAGGAGACTCGGGAATACCTTCCAGACGGATGGGAGAAGACAGCTCTCGGTCCAAAATTTCTTTCCGGTCCTCATGCCACTGGCATGAGGGTGGCAGCTTTGGTCTCGGACACCGGCAGCAAACAGGATGATCTGGGATCGGAGGCTCTTATTATCAACGAACTAAAAGCCTTGGTGGGCGAGTCTGCCGATGGGCTTGGTCAGGCCCTCGACCCTGGGAGACCGGAAGACCAAATTGTCATCCTGGAGGCTGATACGGAGGCTGTTGGAGATGGCGACGTCAAAGACGATGATCACCGCCTTGAAGACCAGGTCGACGCAGAGGTCGTTCCTGACAAAGTGACCCTGGATGAGGTCGGCCCTGACATGAGCTTTAAACTGGCTGAGCAAGCCCTAAAGGACACTGCAAGGTCAGAGGATGAAAGTGAGTGGAAGAAGCTGGTGGATAACGCGGTAGAGACAGCCAAGGATATAGCTTCGAAGCTGCCAACTATCCCTGGAATAGGGCACAAGGATGAAAGCTCCAGTAATGACAGTCAGAATGACCCTGCTGAGGATCCCACCGCGAGCGATGGTCCCGTGAATGATTTCAATTGGATGGATGACTACTTCAAAGCCCTCTTTTCAGGCACTCTTCCGCTCGAAGGACAGGCGTGA
- a CDS encoding uncharacterized protein (predicted protein) gives MENDTADKTIQRAWARFRHEREGSSDFLVLLESRVQGSQIKIRSHIMTSSQTTALRDLAEQRNRMRKAAFGKKVATDGVTTIHIKTEQDTTEQGMFVVKLTKATALPSVTVNGTFELELRAVASGLERVAKRRDEILLEIEHFNQQRGTTLTWDSIRSHLDAIDEEKCVLEKIGKSQMEWTKEGYTFARQANSLAEAALANGYVPVLEKKSATGDSGQHPNNEVPVSTARQKAFIDSLIAFGGWFW, from the exons ATGGAGAACGACACTGCTGACAAGACCATACAACGAGCTTGGGCTCGATTTCGTCACGAGCGAGAGGGTTCTAGTGACTTCCTTGTATTACTTGAATCGAGAGTACAGGGATCGCAAATAAAGATACGAAGCCATATTATGACTTCTTCCCAGACGACTGCGCTGAGGGATTTGGCTGAGCAACGTAACCGTATGCGGAAAGCAGCATTTGGCAAGAAGGTTGCTACTGACGGCGTGACCACTATTCATATCAAAACGGAGCAAGACACAACTGAACAAGGAATGTTCGTGGTCAAGTTAACCAAAGCAACTGCCTTACCCAGCGTGACTGTGAATGGGACGTTCGAGCTGGAACTACGAGCGGTAGCGTCTGGGTTGGAAAGAGTAGCAAAAAGACGAGATGAAATCCTTCTGGAAATCGAACATTTTAACCAACAAAGAGGAACAACTCTAACCTGGGATTCAATTAGGAGTCACCTGGATGCAAtagatgaagagaaatgtGTATTAGAGAAAATTGGAAAATCCCAGATGGAATGGACAAAAGAGGGATACACATTTGCGAGGCAAGCGAATAGTCTTGCAGAAGCAGCTCTAGCAAATGGCTATGTGCCAGTGCTGGAGAAAAAGTCTGCCACAGGAGATTCTG GGCAACATCCTAACAACGAAGTCCCAGTTTCGACGGCTCGCCAGAAAGCATTTATTGACTCACTAATAGCATTTGGAGGATGGTTTTGGTGA
- a CDS encoding glycoside hydrolase family 78 protein (predicted protein), which translates to MAVSISQISFEHHREALGIAESKPRISWRFEGIAPNWTQAGYDIEILRNGVPQVYSVNSSDSILVPWPDTALGTAEEARVRARAHGNQDQSSTPWSDWASVEPGLLNDKDWGSAVPIAADRETEVNGPKRPIYFRKSFGVDQNVKSARLYITALGVYEAEINGQRVGDRVMAPGWQSYNNRHVYDTYDVTDLIKQGHNGIGATVGEGWFSGNLGFSGGHRNNYGDTIGLLSLLVVTLEDGTKLEVPTDASWQANIGPTVSSEIYNGETYDSRLEAKIAGWSSGSFNGTNWLAVKQLPSLKGKLTPPDGPPVRRVEEVKPQNIFKSPSNKTIIDFGQNVAGWLRVSVSGPRGTNITFHHAEVLENGELALRPLRFAKAIDTFILNGNGVQTWEPRFTTHGFRYAQVDGWPEATTPLNGDSITAIVVHSDMERTGWFECSHALLNKFHQNVIWSMRGNFISIPTDCPQRDERLGWTGDAHAFGPTADYLYNTAGFWRGWHRDVWSEMQINGSMSVPPLEAGSCGSMGRRYYMLEEQYSQAQGWIDTGIPREDTGLWDRDSFQYGDWLDPKAPADNPGDATTATHLVADAYLVRMTELLTNISTALGHSDLANKYSEQHTSLVDEFRKAWLKDGAMANRTQTAYALGLHFGLFTTEEERSAAGDTLRSLIADNDYLVGTGFAGTPPLGFALAEIGATDDFYRMLLQTKVPSWLYQVVQNGTTTWERWDSLLQNGSVNPGEMTSFNHYAFGSIADWMHQVIGGLAPAEPGWKKIKIAPVPGGNITSANSRFISPYGEVSAKWELNGDSFDLEVTVPPNTNAVITLPYGNVTREVGSGQHKFNVSRE; encoded by the exons ATGGCGGTCTCGATATCTCAGATATCATTCGAGCACCACCGCGAAGCGCTGGGCATTGCCGAGTCTAAACCTCGCATTTCTTGGCGATTCGAGGGTATTGCGCCGAACTGGACACAAGCGGGatatgatatcgagatactCCGAAACGGCGTACCGCAAGTTTACTCTGTTAATTCGTCCGACTCTATTCTCGTCCCATGGCCAGACACTGCTCTTGGGACAGCCGAGGAGGCTAGAGTCCGAGCACGAGCCCATGGAAACCAAGACCAATCTTCTACGCCATGGTCCGACTGGGCGTCAGTTGAGCCAGGGCTATTAAACGATAAGGACTGGGGTAGCGCAGTTCCAATTGCTGCTGACCGCGAGACCGAGGTGAATGGACCTAAGCGACCGATATACTTTAGGAAGTCCTTCGGGGTGGACCAAAACGTGAAGTCCGCCCGACTGTATATCACTGCACTCGGAGTGTATGAGGCGGAGATCAACGGACAAAGAGTGGGCGACCGTGTTATGGCACCTGGATGGCAATCATACAATAATCGACATGTCTACGATACCTACGATGTGACGGACCTTATCAAGCAAGGTCACAACGGAATCGGCGCTACCGTCGGAGAGGGCTGGTTCTCTGGTAACCTTGGCTTTAGTGGAGGGCATAGGAATAACTATGGAGACACGATTGGTCTTCTCTCCTTGCTTGTCGTTACCCTGGAAGATGGAACCAAACTCGAGGTCCCGACCGATGCGTCTTGGCAGGCAAATATCGGGCCGACGGTGTCTTCTGAAATCTATAACGGAGAGACATACGACTCACGACTTGAGGCCAAGATAGCTGGATGGTCGTCGGGTTCGTTCAATGGTACCAATTGGCTCGCGGTCAAGCAGTTGCCCTCGCTGAAAGGGAAGTTAACTCCCCCAGACGGCCCGCCGGTCAggagggtggaggaggttAAGCCTCAAAATATCTTCAAGTCGCCGTCCAATAAGACTATCATCGATTTTGGTCAGAATGTAGCCGGCTGGCTTAGGGTTTCGGTATCCGGTCCGAGAGGTACAAACATCACCTTCCATCATGCCGAAGTCCTGGAAAACGGCGAGCTTGCGCTTCGCCCACTGCGCTTTGCCAAAGCCATTGATACGTTTATTCTAAACGGCAATGGTGTCCAAACGTGGGAGCCACGGTTCACTACCCACGGGTTTCGGTATGCACAGGTGGACGGCTGGCCGGAGGCAACGACACCATTGAACGGAGATTCTATTACAGCAATTGTCGTTCACAGTGACATGGAACGTACAGGTTGGTTCGAATGCTCCCACGCACTGCTTAATAAATTCCACCAGAATGTCATATGGTCTATGAGGGGCAATTTCATTTCGATCCCGACGGATTGCCCGCAACGCGATGAGCGGTTAGGATGGACCGGAGATGCACACGCCTTTGGGCCTACTGCTGACTATCTCTACAATACTGCTGGATTTTGGCGAGGCTGGCACCGTGACGTTTGGTCCGAGATGCAAATAAACGGGTCAATGAGCGTACCACC ACTCGAAGCAGGGAGCTGCGGCAGTATGGGGCGACGTTACT ATATGCTGGAAGAGCAATACTCACAAGCCCAAGGTTGGATAGATACTGGAATTCCACGTGAAGATACTGGTCTTTGGGATCGAGACAGCTTTCAGTATGGAGATTGGTTGGACCCGAAGGCACCAGCAGACAACCCAGGTGATGCCACTACGGCCACGCATCTTGTTGCCGACGCCTACTTAGTGCGAATGACTGAGCTTCTTACCAATATCTCCACTGCCCTCGGCCACAGCGACTTGGCGAACAAGTACAGTGAACAGCACACCAGCTTGGTTGATGAATTCCGCAAAGCATGGCTGAAGGACGGTGCGATGGCAAACCGGACGCAAACAGCTTATGCTCTGGGGTTGCACTTTGGCCTGTTCACAACCGAAGAGGAGCGATCCGCTGCGGGCGATACCTTGCGCAGTCTAATTGCCGACAATGACTATCTTGTTGGCACAGGCTTCGCGGGAACTCCACCTCTGGGATTTGCTTTGGCAGAAATTGGCGCCACAGATGACTTCTACCGcatgctgctgcagacaAAGGTGCCTTCCTGGCTATATCAAGTAGTTCAAAATGGAACTACAACGTGGGAACGCTGGGACAGCCTCTTGCAAAATGGTAGTGTCAACCCTGGTGAGATGACAAGTTTCAACCACTATGCCTTTGGCTCCATTGCCGATTGGATGCATCAGGTTATTGGCGGCCTTGCTCCTGCCGAGCCTGGTTGgaaaaaaattaaaatcgCACCTGTGCCAGGAGGTAATATCACCAGTGCTAACTCGCGCTTTATCAGTCCTTATGGAGAGGTCAGTGCCAAGTGGGAGCTGAATGGGGATAGCTTCGACCTAGAAGTCACCGTTCCGCCAAACACTAATGCTGTCATTACATTGCCATACGGTAATGTGACGAGAGAGGTTGGATCGGGGCAACATAAGTTCAATGTGTCGAGGGAGTAA